The Winogradskyella schleiferi genome contains the following window.
CCATTGGTATTTACCAATGCACCACCAGAATTTCCGGGATTTACAGCAGCATCTGTTTGTATAAATGATTGGGAATGGTTACCAGACAAATCTCTAGATTTTGCACTGATAATACCTGCAGTAACCGTAGAATTTAAATTAAACGGATTTCCAACAGCCAACACCCATTCTCCGATTTTCGCATTATCCGAATCGCCAAAAGCCATAAATGGTAAGTCGTCGTCAGTTTCTATTTTCAATAAAGCAATATCAGTAGTTTCGTCTGTACCAATCAGCTCAGCACTATAAGATTTATTATCATTTAGAGTGATGCTAATTTCATTGGCATTTTTTATCACGTGGTTATTGGTCACAATATAACCTGTTGGCGAAATTATGACGCCACTTCCGGTACCAACTTGTGCACGTTGTGAGCTACGACCATAAAACAAGTCGCGCATTGACGTTGGTCCAGTTAAAATAGCCGTATTTTTTACATGCACTACAGCATCCAAGGATTTCTCTGCAGCTTCTACAAAATTTGGTGCCATTACGGAAGTGCTGGTAATGGTATTATTTGTAGGAACAAAAACAGGAAAGTCAGACGACTGTTCAACAGCTAATGGTTGTGATTCATTTTCAAAAAAAAGTTTGTAACCTCCCAATGTCAATAAACCACCTAGAACTGAAATAAACATTAAAGTTAGAATCTTCTTCATTTTTTTATTCGATTTAAGTATTACTATTCATTTTTACTAACGATTAAAATTAGAAATTTATTGATTTCAATTTTATATTTAACGACTTTTTAACGTCAACTTTAACGACCGTTTAACAAGTCGTTTTACCACCTAATATTCTTATATTTGCCTTCAACTATGAAAATGACATTTTATAAATATCAAGGAACAGGTAACGATTTTATCATCGTAGATAACCGTTTACAGACTATAAACAAAAATGATACCAAGCGTATTGAGCAGTTATGCGACCGACGATTTGGCATAGGAGCAGATGGTTTTATTCTGTTGGAAAATGATGAGCGTACAGATTTTAAAATGGTCTATTATAATGCGGATGGTAATCAAAGCAGCATGTGTGGTAATGGAGGACGTTGTATTGTTGCTTTTGCTAAATTCTTAGGAATAATTGAGAATGAAGCCGAATTCATGGCTATTGACGGATTGCATAAAGCAAAGATTGAAAACGAAACCGTTCATTTGCAAATGCAAGATGTTTTAGAAATACAGACCTTTGAAAAGCATCATTTTTTAGATACAGGTTCGCCGCATCATGTGCAAATGGTTTCAGGTATAGCGGATTATAATGTGAAAGCTAAAGGTTCAGAAATTAGATACGGACGACCTTATAATGACGTTGGAAGTAATGTGAATTTTGTAGAACAACTAGCAAAAGATAATTTTGCAGTGAGAACTTATGAAAGAGGCGTGGAAGATGAAACGTTTTCTTGCGGAACAGGAGTTACAGCAGTGGCTATAGCTATGCATAAAGCTGGCAAAACTGAGAGCACTTCTGTAAGTTTGAAAACACCAGGAGGTCAACTTAAAGTTAGCTTTGATAGTAATGATAAAGGTTACCACAATATCTGGTTGATTGGACCAGCAGTACAAGTTTTTAAAGGCGTCATAGAATGGTAAGCCTAAAAGGAAAACATATTCATTTAAGAGCTTTGGAACCTGAGGATTTAGAGTTTGTTTATAGCATTGAGAATGACACATCACTTTGGCACTTAAGCGATACGCAGACACCATATTCCAGATTTGTAATTAAACAATATCTCGAAAATGCACAGCAAGATATTTTTGAAGCGAAACAATTACGTTTGGCAATTTGTAATTCAAAAAATGATATTATAGGTTTGATTGATGTTTTTGATTTCGATATTAAAAATAAACATGCTGGTATTGGAATCCTGATTCAAGATGCAGGCAATCGAAATCTGGGTTTTGGTAAAGAAGCCTTGAATTTATTAATAAATTATTGTTTTCAAACGTTGCATTTACATCAAGTTTATGCTAATATTTCAGAAGATAATTTAGCCAGTTTAAATTTGTTCGAAGCTAATGGTTTCAAAAAAATAGGATTAAAAAAAGAGTGGCGTTTCAATGGAAAGAACTTCACTAATGAATATCTATTACAACGAATTAACGATTAACTATGTACATTAAAAAAATTCTATGGGCAGTTGCTCTCATTGGTTTGGTGATTTGTGGCGTGTTTGCTTATTACATATATAACGCTATGTTTGCCCCAAACACAAATTTTAATAATGAAGTTGCCTACATTTATGTGCCAACTAATGCGGATTATGCAGAAGTCCGTTCACAATTAGAACCACTATTAGAAGATATTGATGCGTTTGACGCTTTGGCCAATCAGAAAAAATATACAAACAATATAAAAGCGGGACGTTTTGCCATTTCTAAAGGCATGAACAATAATGACATCATCAATTCCATAAGAAGTAAAAATCTTCCGTTGAAAATTGCATTCAACAATCAGCATAGTTTAGCAGATTTAGCTGGAAGAATAAGCACACAGATTGAAGCCGATAGTTTGCAATTAATAACGGCAATGACAAATGAAACGTTTTTATCTAAAAACGGTTTCAACAAAGTAACAGCTTTGGGTATGTATTTGCCAAATAGTTATGAGTTTTTCTGGAATACCTCTGCGGAAACCTTTAGGGATAGAATGTTAACAGAGTACAACCGATTCTGGACAGTTTCCAGAAAAGCTAAAGCCAAAAAACTCAATTTAACACCTAATGAAGTCATAACCTTAGCATCAATTGTACACGAGGAATCCAAGCAAGCCGATGAGCAACCGAGAGTTGCTGGCGTGTATCTCAATAGATTGCGAATCGGTATGCCGTTACAAGCCGACCCAACATTGAAGTTTGCAGCTTATCAATTGCCTTTATATAAAAATACCATTATAAGACGTGTTTTAAATGTACATAAAAGTATTGATTCTCCATACAATACCTATAAAAATGCAGGATTACCTCCAGGACTAATTGCGATGCCAGATTTATCGGCAATTAAAGCTGTGTTAAATCCTGAAAAACACAGCTACCTTTATTTTGCTGCTGATGCCAAACGTTTGGGTTATCACAAATTTGCCAAAACATTAGGTCA
Protein-coding sequences here:
- the dapF gene encoding diaminopimelate epimerase, yielding MKMTFYKYQGTGNDFIIVDNRLQTINKNDTKRIEQLCDRRFGIGADGFILLENDERTDFKMVYYNADGNQSSMCGNGGRCIVAFAKFLGIIENEAEFMAIDGLHKAKIENETVHLQMQDVLEIQTFEKHHFLDTGSPHHVQMVSGIADYNVKAKGSEIRYGRPYNDVGSNVNFVEQLAKDNFAVRTYERGVEDETFSCGTGVTAVAIAMHKAGKTESTSVSLKTPGGQLKVSFDSNDKGYHNIWLIGPAVQVFKGVIEW
- the mltG gene encoding endolytic transglycosylase MltG: MYIKKILWAVALIGLVICGVFAYYIYNAMFAPNTNFNNEVAYIYVPTNADYAEVRSQLEPLLEDIDAFDALANQKKYTNNIKAGRFAISKGMNNNDIINSIRSKNLPLKIAFNNQHSLADLAGRISTQIEADSLQLITAMTNETFLSKNGFNKVTALGMYLPNSYEFFWNTSAETFRDRMLTEYNRFWTVSRKAKAKKLNLTPNEVITLASIVHEESKQADEQPRVAGVYLNRLRIGMPLQADPTLKFAAYQLPLYKNTIIRRVLNVHKSIDSPYNTYKNAGLPPGLIAMPDLSAIKAVLNPEKHSYLYFAADAKRLGYHKFAKTLGQHNNNAREYQRYLSSQGINK
- a CDS encoding GNAT family N-acetyltransferase, producing MVSLKGKHIHLRALEPEDLEFVYSIENDTSLWHLSDTQTPYSRFVIKQYLENAQQDIFEAKQLRLAICNSKNDIIGLIDVFDFDIKNKHAGIGILIQDAGNRNLGFGKEALNLLINYCFQTLHLHQVYANISEDNLASLNLFEANGFKKIGLKKEWRFNGKNFTNEYLLQRIND